One window of the Candidatus Hydrogenedentota bacterium genome contains the following:
- a CDS encoding aspartate aminotransferase family protein, translated as MVVARAKGSRLWTVDGRKLIDFTSGVLVSNLGYAHPLFEKRLAEYRRGLPRNAYNMVTAVQVEASRRLVASMRANPNAQQTLWAASGSEGIQKAMWAAMHFQPERHILVATRGGFHGKKGLAADVSGESSPNPNVRFISFPMGDGLSEADCRRELDALAAENPGKIALLITEPYLGAKGSFHPPKWYHALLQEWCRAQGAAFIFDEVQSCFGRTGNMYAFESYGVQPDLVVLGKGLANGEPAAAVVGRRDMISSMDYGEASDTFSGVPGACAAVCATLDVFKAEKIVAQSRRLEKWLRKGLGRLQKEFPFVREVRGEGAVYGVEMTDKETADRCVLEAYRARAKKGVHFLGPLAGKVLRVSPPLVITREEVDEAFGLIAEAWGRIK; from the coding sequence ATGGTGGTGGCGCGGGCGAAGGGCAGCCGCCTGTGGACGGTAGACGGACGCAAATTGATTGATTTCACGTCGGGGGTGCTGGTGTCCAATCTGGGGTACGCGCACCCGCTCTTCGAGAAACGGCTGGCGGAATACCGCCGGGGCCTGCCCCGGAACGCGTACAACATGGTGACCGCCGTGCAGGTGGAGGCGTCGCGCAGGCTGGTGGCGAGCATGAGGGCGAACCCGAACGCGCAGCAGACGCTGTGGGCGGCGAGCGGCTCGGAGGGCATCCAGAAGGCGATGTGGGCGGCGATGCATTTCCAGCCGGAACGGCACATTCTGGTGGCCACGCGGGGCGGGTTCCACGGGAAGAAGGGCCTCGCGGCGGACGTGTCCGGCGAGAGCAGCCCGAACCCGAACGTGCGCTTCATCTCCTTTCCCATGGGGGACGGCCTGTCAGAGGCGGACTGCCGCCGGGAACTGGACGCGCTGGCGGCGGAGAACCCCGGCAAAATCGCCCTGCTCATCACGGAGCCCTATCTCGGCGCGAAGGGCTCGTTCCACCCGCCGAAGTGGTACCACGCCCTGCTCCAGGAGTGGTGCCGGGCGCAGGGCGCGGCCTTCATCTTCGACGAGGTGCAGTCATGCTTCGGGCGGACGGGAAACATGTACGCCTTCGAGAGCTATGGGGTGCAGCCGGACCTGGTGGTGCTGGGCAAGGGCCTGGCGAACGGCGAGCCCGCCGCCGCCGTGGTGGGCCGCCGGGACATGATTTCATCCATGGATTACGGCGAGGCGTCGGACACCTTCAGCGGGGTGCCGGGGGCGTGCGCGGCGGTCTGCGCCACCCTGGACGTGTTCAAGGCGGAGAAAATCGTGGCTCAGTCGCGCCGGTTGGAGAAGTGGCTGCGTAAAGGCCTGGGGCGCCTGCAGAAGGAGTTCCCTTTCGTCCGCGAGGTGCGCGGCGAGGGGGCGGTCTATGGCGTGGAAATGACGGACAAGGAGACGGCTGACCGATGCGTGCTGGAGGCCTACCGCGCCAGGGCGAAAAAGGGCGTCCATTTCCTGGGCCCCCTGGCGGGGAAGGTGCTCCGCGTGAGCCCGCCGCTGGTCATCACCCGCGAGGAGGTGGACGAGGCCTTCGGCCTGATCGCCGAGGCTTGGGGAAGAATCAAATAA
- a CDS encoding prolyl oligopeptidase family serine peptidase, translating into MGIQGLAGMVAFALLCGAAGAQDAAAPATGFLNQSVTVDGHEHRYALYVPREYDAAKAWPLVVFLHGAGERGADGLKQTEVGIGRAIRLNPERFPCLVLMPQCPDNKFWDAMFPAMEAMMARTKAGYTVDEKRVTLTGLSLGGYGTWLWGSMKTDTFAALMPVCGGGNPMDLKRLSPDMTPDSFGTMEERVARLATRPVWAFHGKADDVVPALRTRQMVRNVEKAGGEVKYTEYPGVGHNSWDNAYGDAEAAAWLLEQRLP; encoded by the coding sequence ATGGGAATTCAGGGTCTGGCCGGGATGGTGGCGTTTGCGCTGTTGTGCGGGGCGGCGGGGGCGCAGGATGCCGCGGCCCCGGCCACGGGCTTTCTTAACCAGTCGGTCACGGTGGACGGCCACGAGCACCGCTACGCGCTGTATGTGCCGCGCGAATACGACGCCGCCAAGGCATGGCCGCTGGTGGTCTTCCTGCACGGCGCGGGCGAACGCGGCGCGGACGGCCTGAAGCAGACGGAGGTGGGCATCGGCCGGGCCATCCGTCTGAACCCGGAGCGCTTCCCCTGCCTCGTGCTGATGCCCCAATGCCCGGACAACAAGTTCTGGGACGCCATGTTCCCCGCCATGGAGGCCATGATGGCGCGGACGAAGGCCGGCTACACGGTGGACGAAAAGCGGGTGACCCTGACGGGCCTTTCCCTGGGCGGCTACGGCACCTGGCTCTGGGGCTCGATGAAGACGGACACCTTCGCCGCGCTCATGCCCGTCTGCGGCGGCGGCAACCCGATGGACCTGAAACGCCTCAGCCCGGACATGACCCCCGACTCCTTCGGCACGATGGAGGAGCGGGTGGCCCGCCTCGCCACACGCCCCGTGTGGGCCTTCCACGGCAAGGCGGACGACGTGGTCCCCGCGCTGCGCACGCGGCAGATGGTGCGCAATGTGGAGAAGGCGGGCGGCGAGGTGAAATACACGGAGTATCCCGGCGTTGGGCACAATTCCTGGGACAACGCCTACGGCGACGCCGAAGCCGCCGCCTGGCTGCTGGAGCAGCGCCTGCCCTGA
- a CDS encoding DUF5107 domain-containing protein, translated as MSMQMVVLCAVLSLAATAARAGEAAPVRVWEDTITLPTHLWQEDIHPVFQELEGSIYYPWPRQDHLLREVVQKNYRTLNLENEHLRVTCIPELGGRIHSVFNKATGGEMFHRNDHIKPALIAMRGAWIAGGIEWNAGPQGHTVFMMEPVQAALQENPDGSATLIVGTTEKTFRTRWVVRLTLRPGRAFLEEVIRLINPTDGVQPYYFWNNTAFPNNPGTRFIYPMTLGTDHAGTTFFRWPVNEGRDLTWLKNYDTMTSIFGYEVGFDFFGAYEVDEDRGIVSYTNHHEVPGKKAWTWGKDDFGIVSQMSLSDDGPDKSQYIEVQSGPLRTQADYGMMRPRQEIVWREWWYPVHGLGDGFEYATRDVAAQAYHREEALELRLLATGTFADARCTLSAAGKVLLDTEVALSPAKPAVITLAPAPEGPVHVLVTDPAQGTLLDYTTPLDIPVIDPPSLEKRPARPDGEPTADELFADAFLKDSQSDPDGARAGYEKVLELDPEHAGARCALAVLDNESARFAEAAEHARIAVARDPGNGTAWHQLGVARMGLLEYEEAARAGWKAARCAGTEALGLELVGRAAMWRRDYGTASDILARAVRLAPENTTLRDAWLASRFNLGDGDALLADMEAAAQADPTDVLPTVLGPLVRWHTASSENAANAALDTLPAALTALGGDPAFNTLEAAAFLLGMDLPRPALELLQTAEKAGIFQDAGPYPLYCMAYCRTRLSARVGEDARALLLTAAAGTNPAAPKPQHPHGAQALALMRWAVEFNPNDANAHYLLGLTLAGLHRASEAVPCWERAAAINPGHGLAWRLLGLHRWKKDGNLEGAEIAYRNALAALPNDQMVLRDLTEVLTKQGRRAEALALAEALPEDSFRRYDLALWQAKAYLDEGRNDDCVAFLRESRFSNWEGVTTPRDIFVGALMARGKQRFEAGLHAEALADFEEALTYPENLGVGQRYKRTDAETCLWAGKALQALGRVEEARAIWTEGAGQITLADPPQVFVTVTTEQDEAVGLCRAALEALR; from the coding sequence ATGAGCATGCAGATGGTTGTGCTGTGCGCGGTGTTGTCTTTGGCGGCCACGGCGGCCCGTGCCGGGGAGGCGGCCCCGGTCCGCGTCTGGGAGGACACCATCACCCTCCCCACCCACCTCTGGCAGGAGGACATCCACCCCGTCTTCCAGGAACTGGAGGGGTCCATCTACTACCCCTGGCCCCGGCAGGATCATCTGCTCCGCGAGGTGGTCCAGAAGAACTACCGGACGCTGAACCTCGAAAATGAACATCTCCGCGTGACCTGCATCCCCGAACTCGGCGGGCGCATCCATTCCGTGTTCAACAAGGCCACCGGCGGCGAGATGTTCCACCGGAACGACCACATCAAGCCCGCCCTCATCGCCATGCGCGGCGCGTGGATCGCCGGGGGCATCGAATGGAACGCCGGTCCCCAGGGCCACACGGTCTTCATGATGGAGCCGGTGCAGGCCGCGCTCCAGGAGAACCCGGACGGCTCCGCCACGCTGATCGTGGGCACCACGGAGAAAACCTTCAGGACCCGGTGGGTGGTCCGGCTCACCCTGCGTCCGGGTCGCGCCTTCCTCGAGGAGGTCATCCGCCTCATCAACCCCACCGACGGGGTGCAGCCCTATTACTTCTGGAACAACACAGCCTTTCCGAACAACCCCGGCACGCGCTTCATCTACCCCATGACCCTGGGCACGGACCATGCGGGCACCACCTTCTTCCGTTGGCCCGTGAACGAGGGACGCGACCTGACCTGGCTGAAGAACTACGACACCATGACCTCCATTTTCGGCTATGAGGTGGGCTTCGACTTCTTCGGCGCCTACGAGGTGGACGAGGACCGGGGCATCGTCTCCTACACCAACCACCACGAGGTGCCGGGCAAGAAGGCGTGGACCTGGGGCAAGGACGATTTCGGCATCGTCAGCCAGATGTCCCTGTCGGATGACGGTCCCGACAAGTCGCAGTATATCGAGGTGCAGAGCGGTCCCCTGCGCACCCAGGCCGACTACGGCATGATGCGACCGCGCCAGGAAATCGTCTGGCGCGAGTGGTGGTACCCGGTCCATGGCCTCGGGGACGGTTTCGAGTACGCCACGCGCGACGTGGCGGCGCAGGCGTATCACCGTGAGGAGGCGCTGGAACTGCGCCTGCTTGCCACGGGGACTTTCGCCGACGCCCGGTGCACGCTGTCCGCGGCGGGAAAGGTCCTGCTGGACACGGAGGTGGCCCTGTCCCCGGCCAAGCCCGCCGTCATAACCCTGGCGCCCGCGCCGGAAGGCCCGGTGCATGTCCTGGTGACCGACCCCGCGCAGGGCACACTCCTCGACTACACCACGCCCCTGGACATCCCGGTCATTGACCCGCCCAGTCTGGAGAAGCGTCCTGCCCGGCCCGACGGGGAGCCCACGGCGGACGAACTCTTCGCCGACGCCTTCCTGAAGGACAGCCAGTCGGACCCCGACGGCGCCCGCGCGGGCTATGAAAAGGTGCTCGAACTCGACCCGGAACACGCCGGCGCGCGCTGCGCGCTGGCCGTGCTGGACAACGAGTCCGCCCGCTTCGCCGAGGCGGCGGAGCACGCCCGCATCGCCGTCGCCCGCGACCCCGGCAACGGCACGGCCTGGCACCAGCTCGGCGTGGCCCGCATGGGGCTGCTGGAGTATGAGGAGGCCGCCCGCGCCGGATGGAAGGCGGCCCGCTGCGCGGGCACGGAGGCGTTGGGCCTGGAACTGGTCGGGCGCGCCGCCATGTGGCGCCGGGACTACGGGACGGCTTCGGATATCCTCGCGCGCGCGGTGCGTCTCGCACCGGAAAACACCACCCTGCGCGACGCATGGCTCGCGTCACGGTTTAACTTGGGAGACGGGGACGCGCTGCTGGCGGACATGGAAGCCGCCGCGCAGGCGGACCCGACAGACGTCCTTCCCACCGTGCTCGGGCCGCTGGTCCGCTGGCACACGGCCTCATCGGAAAACGCCGCCAACGCGGCATTGGACACGCTGCCCGCAGCCCTGACCGCCTTGGGCGGCGACCCGGCGTTCAACACCCTCGAGGCCGCCGCGTTCCTGCTCGGCATGGACCTGCCCCGGCCCGCGCTGGAACTTCTCCAGACCGCCGAAAAGGCGGGCATTTTCCAAGACGCCGGACCTTACCCGCTCTATTGTATGGCGTATTGCCGGACCCGTCTCAGCGCGCGTGTGGGGGAGGACGCGCGGGCGCTTCTGCTCACCGCCGCCGCCGGGACCAACCCCGCCGCCCCCAAGCCCCAGCACCCCCACGGTGCGCAGGCACTCGCCCTGATGCGTTGGGCTGTGGAGTTCAATCCGAATGACGCCAACGCCCATTACCTGCTCGGGCTGACCCTGGCGGGGCTGCACCGCGCTTCCGAGGCGGTGCCCTGCTGGGAGCGGGCCGCGGCGATCAACCCCGGCCACGGGCTGGCCTGGCGGCTGCTGGGCCTGCACCGCTGGAAAAAGGACGGCAATCTTGAGGGGGCGGAGATCGCCTACCGGAACGCCCTCGCCGCGCTGCCCAACGACCAGATGGTTCTGCGCGACCTGACGGAGGTGTTGACGAAACAGGGTCGCCGCGCCGAGGCGCTGGCCCTGGCAGAGGCGCTGCCGGAGGACAGCTTCCGGCGCTACGACCTCGCCCTGTGGCAGGCCAAGGCCTACCTTGACGAGGGGCGGAACGACGACTGCGTCGCCTTCCTGCGGGAGTCCCGCTTCTCCAATTGGGAAGGCGTGACCACGCCGCGCGACATCTTTGTGGGCGCCCTCATGGCGCGCGGGAAACAGCGTTTCGAGGCGGGGCTGCACGCGGAGGCCCTGGCCGACTTCGAGGAGGCCCTGACCTATCCCGAGAATCTGGGTGTGGGGCAACGGTACAAACGCACCGACGCCGAAACCTGCCTCTGGGCGGGAAAAGCGCTCCAGGCCTTGGGCCGTGTGGAGGAGGCCCGCGCGATATGGACCGAGGGCGCCGGGCAAATCACCCTGGCTGACCCGCCACAGGTCTTCGTGACAGTCACCACGGAGCAGGACGAGGCGGTGGGCCTGTGCCGCGCCGCGCTGGAAGCTTTGCGGTAA
- a CDS encoding DUF1559 domain-containing protein — translation MMRRKGFTLIELLVVIAIIGILAAILLPALARARESARRASCQNNLKQWGLVFKMYGNEAKGAFPPMLAKFVPGGTLQCDTTDPAGRTFVVAAGPKFTAIYPEYLTDPAIIFCPSDPVDKAADVFAKSDFIGENGTPVLKGQPMLTQPCTSQVRGLQMADLSYQYLGWVFDICDYGDPVVTTSNFTGPRQMLEAAVNAGLLNFLTGNVTSDSERNLDRDLTVSAGFGNGGTGVDVANGPKTVYRLREGIERFLITDINNPGASAMAQSTIWMMGDGVSTTVNEYNHIPGGSNFLYMDGHVEFIRYQSTGKAPVNEPCAKFFGSIMTGFGS, via the coding sequence ATCATGCGCAGAAAAGGATTTACCCTCATCGAACTGCTGGTGGTCATCGCGATCATCGGCATCCTGGCGGCCATACTGCTTCCGGCCCTCGCCCGGGCGCGGGAATCGGCGCGCCGCGCCAGTTGCCAGAACAACCTGAAACAGTGGGGTCTCGTGTTCAAGATGTACGGCAATGAGGCCAAGGGGGCCTTCCCGCCCATGTTGGCCAAATTTGTCCCCGGCGGCACGCTTCAATGCGACACCACGGATCCCGCGGGCCGCACCTTCGTGGTGGCGGCGGGCCCGAAATTCACCGCCATTTACCCGGAGTACCTGACGGACCCGGCCATCATCTTCTGCCCCTCCGATCCGGTGGACAAGGCCGCCGATGTCTTCGCAAAATCCGACTTCATCGGCGAGAACGGCACCCCGGTCTTAAAGGGCCAGCCCATGCTCACCCAGCCCTGCACCTCGCAGGTGCGCGGCCTGCAGATGGCCGACCTCAGCTACCAGTATCTTGGCTGGGTCTTCGACATCTGCGACTACGGCGACCCCGTTGTCACCACCTCAAATTTCACGGGACCCCGCCAGATGCTCGAGGCCGCCGTGAACGCCGGCCTCCTGAACTTCCTCACGGGCAATGTGACCTCCGACAGCGAGAGAAACCTTGACCGCGACCTGACGGTTTCGGCGGGCTTCGGCAACGGCGGCACGGGCGTGGATGTCGCAAACGGCCCAAAGACGGTTTACCGTCTCCGCGAGGGCATCGAGCGATTCCTCATCACGGACATCAACAACCCCGGCGCGAGTGCCATGGCGCAAAGCACGATATGGATGATGGGTGACGGGGTGAGCACGACGGTGAACGAGTACAACCACATCCCTGGCGGCTCGAATTTCCTGTACATGGACGGCCATGTCGAGTTCATCCGCTACCAGTCAACCGGCAAGGCCCCGGTGAACGAGCCCTGCGCGAAGTTCTTCGGCAGCATCATGACCGGATTCGGCTCCTGA
- a CDS encoding BNR-4 repeat-containing protein gives MSRIRGGVFCPHLFVVMLALCAAVPAMAQPAVLEEIPVAPVWAGHPVGFCLLTDAPRQYVAFYDADRWMTVGVWSLDTPGWAFARLPERVGWDSHNSITMVLDDAGHIHLCGNMHVDPLVYYRTTAPGDITTFQRIHRMVGPQEDRCTYPQFLRGADNELVFTYRDGKSGSGNQIYNAYDVKTEKWRRLLDTPLTDGEGKANAYFQGPVKGPDGLFHLCWVWRNHPGCESNHDLSYARSRDLVHWEDGKGNPLPLPIKLADCDIVDPVPPKGGMINGNHKIGFDSQKRPVIAYHKFDADGNTQLFNARLEDGAWVLHQTSDWDYRWWFEGGGSMIFEIKVGAVKPAGPGKLAQTWEHVKYGTGGWFLDEATLRPVGDFERARPYPQELAAVRTDHPDMQVNWCAESGTGVPGGRYALRWETMTSHRDRPREAYPAPGMLMLYRFGAE, from the coding sequence ATGAGCCGTATCCGGGGGGGCGTTTTTTGCCCGCATCTTTTTGTGGTGATGCTGGCGTTGTGCGCCGCCGTTCCGGCCATGGCGCAGCCCGCCGTGCTGGAGGAGATTCCCGTGGCCCCCGTGTGGGCGGGGCATCCCGTGGGGTTCTGCCTGCTGACGGACGCGCCGCGCCAGTACGTCGCCTTTTACGATGCGGACCGCTGGATGACCGTGGGCGTCTGGTCGCTGGACACCCCCGGATGGGCTTTTGCGCGGCTTCCCGAGCGTGTGGGCTGGGACAGCCACAACAGCATCACCATGGTGCTGGACGACGCGGGCCACATCCATCTCTGCGGCAACATGCATGTGGACCCCCTAGTCTATTACCGCACCACTGCGCCGGGCGACATCACCACCTTCCAGCGCATCCACCGCATGGTCGGACCTCAGGAAGACCGCTGCACCTACCCGCAGTTCCTGCGCGGCGCGGACAATGAGCTGGTCTTCACTTACCGCGACGGGAAAAGCGGGTCGGGCAACCAAATTTACAACGCCTATGACGTGAAGACGGAGAAATGGCGGCGTCTGCTCGACACGCCCCTGACGGACGGCGAGGGGAAGGCCAACGCCTACTTCCAGGGGCCTGTGAAGGGGCCGGACGGGTTGTTTCACCTGTGCTGGGTGTGGCGGAACCATCCGGGCTGCGAGAGCAACCACGACCTCTCCTACGCGCGCAGCCGCGACCTGGTCCACTGGGAGGACGGCAAAGGGAACCCCCTGCCCCTGCCCATCAAACTGGCCGACTGCGACATTGTGGACCCCGTGCCGCCAAAAGGCGGCATGATCAACGGCAACCATAAAATCGGGTTCGACTCGCAGAAACGGCCCGTCATCGCCTACCACAAGTTTGACGCGGACGGGAACACCCAACTGTTTAACGCCCGGCTTGAAGACGGGGCATGGGTCCTCCACCAGACCAGTGACTGGGATTACCGCTGGTGGTTCGAGGGGGGGGGTTCCATGATTTTTGAGATTAAAGTCGGCGCCGTGAAGCCCGCCGGACCCGGAAAGCTCGCCCAGACATGGGAGCATGTGAAATATGGAACCGGCGGGTGGTTTCTGGATGAGGCCACTCTGAGGCCCGTGGGGGATTTCGAGAGGGCCCGGCCTTATCCACAAGAACTCGCAGCCGTCCGGACGGACCACCCGGACATGCAGGTGAACTGGTGCGCAGAGTCCGGGACCGGCGTTCCCGGCGGGCGTTATGCGCTCCGCTGGGAGACCATGACCAGCCACCGGGACCGGCCCCGCGAGGCCTACCCTGCCCCCGGCATGCTCATGCTCTACCGTTTCGGCGCCGAATAG
- a CDS encoding DUF1080 domain-containing protein: protein MKNITLAALFALCAVLTLPICAEEAGWVDLFNGKDLSGWTQKNGKALYAVENGEIVGTSVPNTENSFLCTEKDYGDFELEFEFLGHPSLNSGVQVRSQSLPDYKDGRVHGYQCELEDEAQDRDWFCGIYDEGRRGWLFPTKEDKDTGKVFGDAGRRLWKNGEWNLVRIEAKGGRIRTWLNGEARADLEDSMTLSGFIALQVHGVGKKETPMSVRWRNIRIRELAAE, encoded by the coding sequence ATGAAAAATATTACTTTGGCCGCCCTGTTTGCACTGTGCGCCGTGCTCACGCTCCCCATCTGCGCGGAGGAGGCGGGATGGGTGGACCTGTTCAACGGGAAAGACCTCTCCGGCTGGACGCAGAAAAACGGCAAAGCGCTCTACGCCGTGGAAAACGGGGAGATTGTGGGGACCTCCGTGCCGAACACGGAGAACAGTTTCCTCTGCACGGAGAAGGATTACGGCGATTTCGAGCTGGAATTCGAGTTCCTGGGCCACCCTTCACTCAACTCCGGGGTGCAGGTGCGCAGCCAGAGCCTCCCGGACTACAAGGACGGCCGGGTCCACGGCTACCAGTGCGAGCTGGAGGACGAGGCCCAGGACCGGGACTGGTTCTGCGGGATTTATGACGAGGGGCGGCGCGGCTGGCTCTTCCCCACGAAGGAGGACAAGGACACCGGGAAAGTATTCGGCGACGCGGGCCGCCGCCTGTGGAAAAACGGGGAATGGAACCTTGTCCGCATCGAGGCGAAGGGCGGGCGCATCCGCACCTGGCTCAACGGCGAGGCGCGGGCCGACCTGGAGGACAGCATGACCCTTTCGGGGTTCATCGCGCTGCAGGTCCACGGCGTGGGGAAAAAGGAGACCCCCATGAGCGTGCGCTGGCGCAACATCCGCATCCGGGAACTGGCCGCGGAGTGA
- a CDS encoding segregation/condensation protein A, protein MSDQEDIITPADDGALSTPEGAAASADPADMSAEEFSDEALRLNLEQFEGPFEVLLYLIRSQEIDIFDIPILKVTEQYLRFLDMMREENLDVAGEFLVMAATLIQIKSRMILPVELDTEDDEEVEEEDPRLELVEKLLEYRRFRDLSQALADREQARSDWFGRSVRPVFEPAGDDENDFIEVGMYDLLNGIRAVLRFISGDLFHQVNMEHSSVDEKIGRIEELLRERDSVAWTDLHRECRSRMELVCCLLAILELCRMRRIRAHQHAAFGEIRLFARMDEPDAPLEGGAEADGLVA, encoded by the coding sequence TTGTCCGACCAGGAAGACATCATCACGCCCGCCGACGACGGGGCGCTTTCCACCCCGGAAGGCGCGGCCGCGTCCGCCGACCCCGCCGACATGTCGGCGGAGGAGTTCAGCGACGAGGCGCTGCGCCTGAACCTGGAGCAGTTCGAGGGTCCCTTCGAGGTCCTGCTCTACCTTATCCGTTCCCAGGAAATTGACATCTTCGACATCCCCATCCTGAAGGTGACCGAGCAGTACCTGCGCTTCCTCGACATGATGCGCGAGGAGAACCTCGACGTGGCCGGGGAGTTCCTTGTGATGGCCGCCACGCTCATCCAAATCAAGTCGCGGATGATCCTGCCGGTCGAGCTGGACACGGAGGACGACGAGGAGGTGGAGGAGGAGGACCCCCGCCTCGAACTCGTGGAGAAACTGCTTGAGTACCGCCGCTTCCGCGACCTGTCCCAGGCCCTGGCGGACCGCGAACAGGCCCGCTCCGACTGGTTTGGGCGCAGTGTGCGGCCCGTATTCGAGCCCGCCGGGGACGATGAAAACGACTTCATCGAGGTGGGCATGTACGACCTCCTCAACGGCATCCGCGCCGTGCTCCGCTTCATCTCCGGCGACCTCTTCCACCAGGTAAACATGGAGCACTCCTCCGTGGACGAGAAAATCGGCCGCATCGAGGAACTCCTGCGCGAGCGCGACAGTGTGGCCTGGACCGACCTGCACCGCGAATGCCGCAGCCGCATGGAGCTGGTCTGCTGCCTCCTCGCCATCCTCGAACTCTGCCGCATGCGCCGCATCCGCGCGCACCAGCACGCGGCTTTCGGCGAAATCCGCCTCTTCGCCCGCATGGACGAGCCCGACGCGCCTCTGGAGGGGGGCGCGGAAGCCGATGGGCTGGTGGCCTGA
- a CDS encoding YraN family protein: protein MGWWPERPPLWRRGERAAAWYLRLRGYRILGRNLRFGHQEMDILAKRGDTVVFVEVRTRASGDLMPPEDSITPAKRRHLRAAARQYLARHESPDLYYRFDVIGIIMPPHGKSQITHIPDAFRIRE, encoded by the coding sequence ATGGGCTGGTGGCCTGAGCGCCCACCGCTGTGGCGCAGGGGCGAGCGCGCCGCCGCCTGGTACCTGCGCCTGCGCGGCTACCGCATCCTCGGGCGCAACCTCCGCTTCGGCCACCAGGAGATGGACATCCTCGCCAAACGGGGCGACACCGTGGTCTTCGTCGAAGTGCGCACCCGCGCCTCCGGCGACCTCATGCCCCCGGAAGACTCCATAACCCCCGCCAAACGCCGCCACCTGCGCGCCGCCGCCCGGCAATACCTCGCCCGCCACGAGTCCCCGGACCTCTATTACCGCTTCGACGTGATCGGCATCATCATGCCCCCGCACGGCAAATCCCAAATCACCCACATCCCCGATGCGTTTCGGATAAGGGAATAG